The Motilibacter peucedani region GTCGGCTCGGGCAGCTTCTCCTCCGACAACCTGGTCGTCCGGCTGAAGGCCGGGGCGCAGGACGTCGAGGGCCGCCCCTGGGTCGTCAGCGACGTGGCGCCCTGCGCCGCCGGCGCGCTGTGCGAGGCCGAGGACCTCACCCTCAACGGGGTCGGCGTCGCCACGGACCACGGCGGCTTCACCGGCAGCGGGTTCGCGGCCGGCTTCGAGGGCACCGGCAACAGCCTGTCGTTCACCGTCGACGCGGCGGCGGCCGCGACGTACTCGCTCGACCTGCGCTACGCCGACGGCTTGGCCGAGGCGCGCACCCTGAGCCTCAGCGTCGACGGCGGCGCCGCCCGCCAGGTGACGCTGCCCTCGACGGGCAGCTGGGACACCTGGTCGGTGCTGCCGCTCGACCTCGCGCTGACGGCCGGCCACCACACGGTGGCCCTGACGCGCGGGGCGGCCGACACTGGCCAGCTCAACATCGACAGCCTCGCCGTCCTCCCGCAGGGTGCGACCTACCCGGAGCCCCAGGCGGTCTGCGCGTGGGCCAGCCTGTGCGAGGCAGAGGCGCTCGGCCTGCACGGCCGCATGCACCTGGCCACCGACCACGGCGGCTACACCGGCAAGGGCTTCGCTGCCGGCTTCGAGGGCGTCGGCGACGACATCACCTTCACCGTGACCGCGCCGTCAGCGGGCGACTACGAGCTGACCGCGCGCTACGCGAACGGCTTCGGCACCCCGGGCGACGTCTCACTCGCCGTCGACGGCGGGGCCACCACCAGGCTCGCGCTGCCGCCGAGCGGCAGCTGGGACACCTGGGCGCTCGCGACGGCTTCCCTGCACCTGAGCGCCGGCGCGAACCGCGTGCACGTCGTTCGGCAGGCCTCCGACCCGGGCAACGTCAACATCGACAGCCTGGCCGTCGGCCCGGTCGGCACCGGTCTGCCGGCGCCGCGGGCGACGAACGGCGTCGACTGCAGCTTCGGCGCCACCTGCGAGGCGGAGTCGGTCGGCCTGGCCGGCGGCGCCCGCGTGGCGAAGGACCACAACGGCTGGTCCGGCAAGGGCTTCGTCTCGGGTCTCGACGCCCGCGGGGCGGCCACGACGGTCCACGTCGTCGGAGTCCCCAGGGCCGGAACCTACGCGCTGCAGTTGCGCTACGCGGCGAACGCCGGTGCCACGAGCGCCTCGGTCGTCGCGCCGGGCGGTACGAGCTCGACGCTCGCCCTGCCCGCCACCAGCAGCTGGGACAGCTGGCGCACGGTCAGCACGCCGGTGACCCTGCCGGCAGGCGCGTCCGACGTCGCGCTCGCGTGCCCGGCCGACGGCGGGTGCCTCGCCAACATCGACACCGTCGCGGTCGTGGCCCAGGGCTCGCCGCTGCTCGCGCCGCACGCGCCGCTCGGCGGCTACCGCCGCGGGCTCGACGGCTTCAACGGCGACTCGACCCACGGCAACCCGACGCTGAGCCCCGGCATCCTCTACCAGGACGGCTGGTCGCTGCTCGACGACACGACCTCGGCGGTCTACGACACCGCGAGCCGCAAGGTCACCCAGCGCTCGGCGCACGCCGGCGGCTACCAGGACGGCTACGTCTTCGGCTACGGCCAGCAGTACACGAAGGCGCTCGGCGACCTCGCGACCCTGACCGGCCCGTCGAAGCTGCTGCCGCGCTGGACCTACGGCGTCTGGTTCTCCGAGTACCTCGACCGCACGGCAGCCGACTACCAGTCGCTGGTGCAGAAGTTCCGCAGCGAGAGCGTGCCCCTCGACGTGCTCGTCGTCGACACTGACTTCAAGGCGCTCAACGACTGGGACGGCTGGGAGATCGACAGGTCGAAGTTCCCGGACCCTGAGGCGTTCTTCGCGTGGGCGAAGTCGCAGGGGCTGAAGACCACGCTCAACGTCCACCCGGAGATCGCCGAGACCGACCCCCAGTTCCCGGCGGCCATGGCGACGGCGAAGGGCAAGCTCGCCCGGCAGACCTCCTGCAACGGCGGCGCCCCGGTCTGCTACACCTTCGACTTCGGCGACCCCGACCAGCTGAAGGCGTTCTTCGGCCTGCACGACCAGATGAACTCGCAGGGCACCGACTTCTGGTGGCTCGACTGGTGCTGCGACCCCAGCGAGAGCAACCTCGCCGGCGTCACGGGCGACGCGTGGATCAACCAGCAGTACGCCGACTACACCGCGCCGCACGTCGGCCGCGGGTTCGCGTTCTCGCGGGCGTTCGGGTCCCTGCAGGCCGGCGGCTACGGCAACCCGCAGCCGGTCCCGACCGGGCCGTGGGCCGACAAGCGCACGACCCTGCCGTTCACGGGTGACACCACCTCCACGTGGGGGACCCTCGCGGCAGAGGTCGGCTTCACCTCCGGCGAGTCGGCTTCGACCGGCCTGTCGCCGGTGAGCCACGACATCGGCGGCCACAACGGCGGGCAGTACGGCATCCCGGGCTCCGACGTCGTCGACGGCTCGCGCACCGACAAGCTGCCCGACGACCTGTACGCACGCTGGGTGCAGTTCGGCACGTTCCAGCCGATCGACCGGCTGCACAGCAACCACGGCGACCGGCTGCCCTGGCAGTACCCCGGCGCCGCTGGTGCGTCGGCGAACGAGTTCCTGAACCTGCGTGAGGCGCTGGTGCCCTACACCTACACGCTCGCGCAGCAGGCGGAGGCGACCGGCGTGCCGGTCGTGCGACCGACCTACCTCGACCACCCGGGCGAGCAGGAGGCGTACGCGACCGCCGGCAGCGAGTACCTCTACGGTCCCGACGTCCTCGTCGCCCCGGTCACCACGCCCGGGACCACGGCGACGACGCGCGTGTGGTTCCCGAGCGGCAGCTCGTGGACCGACTGGTTCACCGGCAAGACCTACGCCGGGGGCACCAGCGCCGACGTCACGACCGGGCTCGACACGATGCCCGTGTTCGTGAAGGCCGGCGGGATCGTGGCGACCCGCACGGGCAGCGTGACCAACGACCTCCAGAACCCGCTGACCGCCGTGACCCTCACGGTGGCGCCGGGTGCGAAGGCGACGACCACGCTGTTCGAGGACGACGGCACGACCAACGACCGCAAGCAGAGCTCGACCACCGAGTTCCGCTACTCCGAGAGCGCCCACCACGGCACTCTGCAGGTGCGGCCGGTCGACGGCAGCTTCCCCGGCCAGGTCACCAGCCGGGCCTGGACCGTGCGCTTCCTCGACGCCGACAAGCCGGCGTCGGTCACCGTCGACGGCGTTGCGGTCCCCGCGTCGGCGTGGACGTGGGACGCGCAGACCCGCGCGCTCACCGTCACCACGGCGGCGCGGCCGACCAGCTCGCGGCTCGACGTGAGCTACCGCTAGTCCCGCTCGGCCACGACGGCGCCGGCACCCCTCGTGGGTGCCGGCGCCGTCGTGCGTGCGGGGGAGGGCTCGTCCGGCAGTGGACCCTCAGGCGCGGGGCGTCAGCCGGATGACGACCCACTCCTCGGGCGGCTTGCGGCGCAGGCGCTGCACGGTGTGCTCGATGACGAAGAAGAGGCGGAGCTGCACGCCGTACTTCGCTCTGAGCAGGCCGAAGCGCTGGTGCTCCGCCTCGACGCTGCCCAGCACCTCGGCGCTCGCGTCGAAGCGCGGGGCGCCCGGCGCCACCTTCCCCGAGGCGCTGCACGCGGCGACCCTCACGTGCGGGTCGTTGCGG contains the following coding sequences:
- a CDS encoding TIM-barrel domain-containing protein; this encodes MLYPRNPRHRRRVTLLATAAAASAALVALPSAADAAPVPAAAKSAVVSGQARFEVLSPTLVRTEYAGDSRFVDAATFNAIGRDAFAKTSFTTTQRDGWLQIDTAAMSLRYRVGSGSFSSDNLVVRLKAGAQDVEGRPWVVSDVAPCAAGALCEAEDLTLNGVGVATDHGGFTGSGFAAGFEGTGNSLSFTVDAAAAATYSLDLRYADGLAEARTLSLSVDGGAARQVTLPSTGSWDTWSVLPLDLALTAGHHTVALTRGAADTGQLNIDSLAVLPQGATYPEPQAVCAWASLCEAEALGLHGRMHLATDHGGYTGKGFAAGFEGVGDDITFTVTAPSAGDYELTARYANGFGTPGDVSLAVDGGATTRLALPPSGSWDTWALATASLHLSAGANRVHVVRQASDPGNVNIDSLAVGPVGTGLPAPRATNGVDCSFGATCEAESVGLAGGARVAKDHNGWSGKGFVSGLDARGAATTVHVVGVPRAGTYALQLRYAANAGATSASVVAPGGTSSTLALPATSSWDSWRTVSTPVTLPAGASDVALACPADGGCLANIDTVAVVAQGSPLLAPHAPLGGYRRGLDGFNGDSTHGNPTLSPGILYQDGWSLLDDTTSAVYDTASRKVTQRSAHAGGYQDGYVFGYGQQYTKALGDLATLTGPSKLLPRWTYGVWFSEYLDRTAADYQSLVQKFRSESVPLDVLVVDTDFKALNDWDGWEIDRSKFPDPEAFFAWAKSQGLKTTLNVHPEIAETDPQFPAAMATAKGKLARQTSCNGGAPVCYTFDFGDPDQLKAFFGLHDQMNSQGTDFWWLDWCCDPSESNLAGVTGDAWINQQYADYTAPHVGRGFAFSRAFGSLQAGGYGNPQPVPTGPWADKRTTLPFTGDTTSTWGTLAAEVGFTSGESASTGLSPVSHDIGGHNGGQYGIPGSDVVDGSRTDKLPDDLYARWVQFGTFQPIDRLHSNHGDRLPWQYPGAAGASANEFLNLREALVPYTYTLAQQAEATGVPVVRPTYLDHPGEQEAYATAGSEYLYGPDVLVAPVTTPGTTATTRVWFPSGSSWTDWFTGKTYAGGTSADVTTGLDTMPVFVKAGGIVATRTGSVTNDLQNPLTAVTLTVAPGAKATTTLFEDDGTTNDRKQSSTTEFRYSESAHHGTLQVRPVDGSFPGQVTSRAWTVRFLDADKPASVTVDGVAVPASAWTWDAQTRALTVTTAARPTSSRLDVSYR
- a CDS encoding PPOX class F420-dependent oxidoreductase, which encodes METPAGLLDLGASRYISLTTFRRSGEAVSTPVWVARDGDALVVMTTLGSGKAKRIRNDPHVRVAACSASGKVAPGAPRFDASAEVLGSVEAEHQRFGLLRAKYGVQLRLFFVIEHTVQRLRRKPPEEWVVIRLTPRA